A stretch of the Desulforamulus ferrireducens genome encodes the following:
- a CDS encoding AsnC family transcriptional regulator, with protein MQLDQIDRRLLNLVQAEVPICPEPYKVLAEKLGITEQEVLDRLARLMQQDVIRRLGGVFDSRKLGYKGTLCAIKVPPERIEEVAEVINSYIGITHNYLREDDYNMWFTILARSPEKVQQILNEIKEKTGIEDIINLPAQRFFKVLVNFQVRDEE; from the coding sequence ATGCAGCTTGATCAAATTGATAGGCGCTTACTCAATTTAGTCCAAGCAGAGGTACCAATTTGCCCGGAACCCTATAAGGTTTTGGCAGAAAAATTAGGGATTACTGAGCAAGAGGTACTGGATCGGCTGGCAAGACTGATGCAACAGGATGTTATCCGGCGTCTGGGGGGAGTTTTTGATTCACGCAAGTTAGGTTATAAAGGAACACTTTGCGCCATCAAAGTACCACCGGAGCGGATTGAGGAAGTGGCCGAGGTAATCAATAGTTACATTGGTATTACCCATAACTATTTGCGTGAAGATGACTATAACATGTGGTTTACCATCCTGGCCCGGTCACCGGAAAAGGTACAACAAATTTTAAATGAAATCAAAGAAAAAACAGGGATTGAGGATATCATCAATCTTCCCGCCCAGAGGTTTTTTAAAGTATTGGTTAATTTCCAAGTTAGAGATGAAGAATAA